From a single Larimichthys crocea isolate SSNF chromosome XIII, L_crocea_2.0, whole genome shotgun sequence genomic region:
- the smpd5 gene encoding sphingomyelin phosphodiesterase 5 produces the protein MALRASPFPNGFVAGIHAVGWAFILPCFWFLDRLISVCKTTTLERSQRLEQECYLHPLKVFFGSIIFFILFLIAAPFAFLGFLLWAPLQACRRPFSYHRETPSSPEMETHTGFELVGKASFGFATANLCLLPDSLARFNNLGHTQRRATAIGRRIVQGVCRPHIRIFVDSPSSCGTLSPSNSILPTGHPCTYGATDKQDHHSDSAEVSIPNSNSHVVCVPCNDTEEPSTEAPTPVLNSNQNSNQEGRAGHRTAPRVLLSQGLRQEDNVPWEVSSLFPANVDILCLEEVFDKRAAQKLTQLLRPVFGHILYDVGVYACQPPCGCSSFKFFNSGLFLASRFPVLEAQYRCFPNSRGEDALAAKGLLSAKVLIGQNKNQKRVVGYFNCTHLHAPEGEGEIRCEQLNMVTKWTGDFQAANKQPNEDVVFDVLCGDFNFDNCSPDDNLEQNHCLFEEYRDPCRAGPRQEKPWVIGTLLEQPTLYEDDVNTPEKLQRTLEREELRKRYISPPVPVEGIPLVYPENGEPWIGRRIDYILYRESSISKHCQTEIEEMTFITQLAGLTDHIPVGLRLNVTLDSDRAEE, from the exons CCACCTTGGAGCGATCCCAGCGACTGGAGCAGGAATGCTACCTCCACCCACTCAAGGTCTTCTTCGGCTCCATTATCTTCTTCATTCTTTTTCTCATTGCAGCGCCCTTTGCCTTCTTGGGCTTTCTGCTATGGGCACCTCTTCAGGCCTGCCGAAGGCCCTTCAGCTACCATAGAGAGACACCGTCCTCACcagagatggagacacacacGGGCTTTGAGCTGGTAGGAAAGGCATCATTTGGATTTGCCACAGCCAACCTGTGTCTGTTGCCTGACAGCTTGGCTCGCTTCAACAACCTGGGGCACACCCAGCGCAGGGCTACTGCCATTGGTCGGCGTATTGTGCAGGGTGTGTGTCGACCCCATATCCGCATCTTTGTTGACTCCCCCAGCAGCTGTGGGACTCTCAGCCCCTCCAACAGCATACTCCCCACAGGTCACCCATGTACATATGGGGCTACTGACAAACAGGATCACCATTCAGACTCAGCTGAAGTTTCAATCCCAAATTCCAATAGTCATGTAGTTTGTGTACCCTGTAATGACACAGAAGAGCCTTCGACTGAGGCACCTACTCCTGTTTTAAACTCAAATCAGAACTCCAACCAGGAAGGCCGAGCAGGTCACCGGACTGCTCCCCGAGTGTTACTCTCCCAGGGTCTTCGCCAGGAGGATAATGTACCCTGGGAAGTGTCATCACTGTTTCCCGCCAACGTGGACATACTATGCCTAGAAGAGGTGTTTGATAAGAGAGCAGCACAGAAGCTCACCCAATTACTAAGACCCGTTTTtggacacatactgtatgacgTTGGTGTGTATGCCTGCCAGCCGCCATGTGGATGTTCCTCTTTCAAGTTCTTCAACAGTGGCCTCTTCCTAGCCAGCCGATTCCCTGTGCTCGAGGCCCAGTACCGCTGCTTTCCCAACAGCCGCGGGGAAGATGCACTTGCTGCCAAGGGCCTCCTTTCTGCTAAG GTGCTAATCGGGCAGAATAAGAATCAGAAGAGAGTGGTTGGCTATTTTAACTGCACACATCTTCATGCACCAGAGG GTGAAGGGGAAATTCGCTGTGAGCAGTTGAACATGGTCACTAAGTGGACTGGCGATTTTCAAGCTGCTAATAAACAGCCCAACGAGGACGTTGTTTTTGATGTGCTCTGTGGAGATTTCAACTTTGACAATTGCTCACCTG ATGACAACCTGGAGCAgaatcactgtttgtttgaggAATACAGAGATCCTTGCAGGGCAGGGCCTAGACAAGAGAAGCCGTGGGTCATTG GTACTCTGCTGGAGCAGCCCACGTTGTACGAAGATGACGTTAACACCCCAGAAAAGCTACAAAG AACtttggagagagaggagctgaggaagCGGTACATTTCCCCTCCTGTTCCTGTAGAGGGCATCCCATTGGTTTACCCTGAGAATGGGGAACCGTGGATCGGACGGCGGATTGACTACATCCTGTACCGTGAAAGCTCCATTTCAAAGCACTGCCAAACA gAAATAGAAGAGATGACTTTTATAACTCAGCTGGCTGGCCTTACGGACCATATTCCTGTGGGCTTGAGACTGAATGTAACGCTGGACTCTGACCGTGCTGAAGAATGA
- the malsu1 gene encoding mitochondrial assembly of ribosomal large subunit protein 1, which translates to MYILRHCKRLLTPVFESRVLLQQAGVSRSVCSVSKACSPFVSSCQHRLHACSSHLDTNRLYSVCNEGSDSQSSAGLFQEDSHQMDSQRSSETFSLDVLVSLLRQENAVDICVIKVPEQIKYTEYFIVVSGVSVRHLRAMALYAVKVYKFLKKAGEPNVKIEGKDAEDWMCIDFGNMVVHFMLPETRDIYELEKLWTLRTYDEQLKNIPAEILPEDFIYNAEDTK; encoded by the exons ATGTATATTCTCAGACACTGTAAGAGACTGCTGACACCAGTCTTTGAAAGCAGAGTTTTACTTCAACAGGCTGGTGTTTCTAGAAGCGTCTGTTCCGTCTCCAAAGCTTGTTCACCTTTTGTGTCCTCATGTCAGCACCGGCTACACGCATGCAGCAGCCACttagacacaaacagactttaCTCAGTGTGCAATGAAGGCAGTGATTCACAGAGCAGCGCTGGACTGTTTCAAGAGGACTCACACCAGATGGACAGTCAGA GATCCTCGGAGACATTCTCTCTTGATGTGCTCGTGTCTCTACTACGTCAGGAAAATGCAGTGGACATCTGTGTGATTAAAGTGCCAGAGCAGATCAAATACACTGAGTACTTCATTGTTGTCAGCGGTGTATCAGTGAGACACCTCCGTGCAATGGCACTTTATGCCGTCAAAGTG TACAAGTTTCTGAAGAAAGCTGGAGAACCGAACGTCAAGATTGAAGGGAAGGATGCAGAGGACTGGATGTGTATTGACTTTG gGAATATGGTTGTTCATTTCATGCTACCAGAGACCAGAGACATTTATGAACTGGAGAAACTCTGGACTCTCCGCACCTATGATGAGCAGCTGAAGAACATCCCTGCTGAGATACTACCAGAGGACTTCATATATAATGCTGAAGATACAAAGTGA
- the LOC109141255 gene encoding peptide YY-like: MIRYSTVMSLTILALCLLACIHSGINAYPAKPAGPRQGAPPEELAKYYSALRHYINLITRQRYGKRDTPDTVFSDVLMRESTESIPGSNYVRYDELPLW; this comes from the exons AT GATTCGCTACAGCACTGTGATGTCGCTGACTATTCTGGCTCTCTGCCTGCTGGCTTGTATTCACTCTGGCATAAACGCATATCCAGCCAAGCCTGCCGGTCCCCGCCAAGGTGCACCGCCTGAGGAGCTTGCCAAATATTATTCTGCACTAAGACACTACATCAATCTCATTACAAGACAGAG GTATGGAAAAAGAGACACCCCAGATACAGTATTTTCAGATGTGTTGATGAGAGAGAGCACTGAGAGTATTCCAGGATCAAACTATGTCAG GTATGATGAGCTGCCACTGTGGTGA
- the pals2a gene encoding MAGUK p55 subfamily member 6a isoform X1, with translation MTVANAKSGTAMQQVLDNLKDLPSGTGAKDIDLIFLRGIMESPIVRSLAKAHERLEEVKLQAVRDDNVQLVTEILDSLNNLREKDAAVVELAKILQEPHFKSLIEAHDKVAAKCYEMPHAAVNSDATVRGGGSLMSADAVRMIGIQKKAEEPLGVTFRVERGEMVIARILHGSSIDRQGMLHTGDIIREVNGREVGSNPHELQELLRDCSGSITLKVLPSYKNTPAPPQVYLKPHFNYNPATDNLIPCKEAGLAFSKGDILHVVNKEDPNWWQACKVVGGATGLIPSQFLEEKRKAFVRRDLDTSGTGMLCGTQTGKKKKKKMMYLTSKNAEFDRYELQIYEEVAKMPPFQRKTLVLIGAQGVGRRSLKNRLIVMNPLRYATTVPFTSRPPREEERDGQNYCFVKREEMEKDIKESRYLEHGEYDGNLYGTKIDSIHEVVGAGRTCILDVNPQALKVLKTAEFMPFVVFIAAPELDTLRAMHKAVIDAGLTTKLLTENDLKKTVDESARIRRAYSHYFDLTIVNDNLDKAFDNLQEVVERLFIEPQWVPISWVY, from the exons ATGACTGTGGCCAATGCAAAGTCTGGCACAG CCATGCAGCAGGTACTGGACAACCTGAAAGACCTGCCATCAGGCACAGGAGCTAAAGATATTGATCTCATCTTCCTTAGAGGCATTATGGAGAGCCCCATCGTCCGCTCCCTTGCTAAG gctcaTGAGCGCCTTGAGGAAGTGAAGTTGCAAGCCGTGCGGGATGATAATGTTCAGCTGGTCACAGAGATCTTGGATTCCCTCAACAACCTGCGAGAAaaagatgctgctgttgttgagcTTGCCAAAATCCTTCAGGAGCCTCACTTTAAG TCTTTGATAGAGGCTCATGATAAAGTGGCCGCAAAGTGCTATGAAATGCCCCACGCTGCAGTGAACAGCGATGCCACGGTGAGAGGTGGAGGTTCACTCATGTCAGCTGATGCTGTCAGGATGATTGGCATCCAGAAGAAAGCTGAAGAACCACTG GGTGTGACGTTCCGCGTGGAGCGTGGAGAGATGGTGATCGCACGTATCCTGCATGGCAGCTCGATTGACAGGCAGGGCATGCTGCACACAGGGGACATAATCCGCGAGGTGAACGGTCGTGAGGTTGGCAGCAACCCCCATGAACTCCAGGAGCTGTTGAGGGACTGCAGTGGGAGCATCACACTCAAGGTGTTGCCCAGCTACAAAAACACACCGGCACCTCCACAG GTTTATCTGAAGCCACACTTCAACTATAATCCGGCCACAGACAACTTGATCCCCTGTAAAGAGGCAGGCTTGGCATTTTCCAAGGGAGACATTCTCCATGTGGTTAACAAGGAGGACCCCAACTGGTGGCAG GCATGCAAAGTTGTTGGTGGAGCCACTGGGCTCATCCCCAGTCAGTtcctggaggagaagaggaaagctTTTGTAAGAAGAGACTTGGATACTTCTGGTACAG GGATGCTCTGCGGAACTCAAActgggaagaaaaagaagaaaaaaatgatgtaCCTCACTTCAAAGAATGCAG AATTTGACCGTTATGAGCTGCAGATCTATGAAGAAGTAGCCAAGATGCCGCCGTTTCAGAGGAAAACGCTGGTTCTGATTGGAGCCCAGGGAGTTGGGAGGCGCAGCCTGAAGAACAGACTTATTGTAATGAACCCTCTGCGATATGCAACCACTGTACCCT TCACGTCACGCCCTCCCcgggaagaagagagagacggCCAGAACTACTGCTTTGTGAAGCgggaagagatggagaaggacATCAAGGAGAGCCGTTACCTGGAACACGGCGAGTATGATGGCAACCTTTATGGCACCAAGATCGACTCTATCCATGAAGTGGTGGGTGCAGGCCGTACCTGCATCCTGGATGTCAACCCTCAG GCCCTGAAAGTGTTGAAGACTGCTGAGTTTATGCCATTCGTGGTGTTCATTGCTGCTCCTGAACTGGACACACTAAGAGCTATGCACAAAGCTGTGATCGATGCTGGACTTACGACCAAGCTACTCACG GAGAACGATTTGAAGAAGACTGTGGACGAGAGTGCCAGGATCCGCCGGGCTTACAGCCACTACTTTGACCTGACTATTGTCAATGACAATCTGGACAAGGCCTTTGACAACTTGCAGGAGGTAGTAGAGCGATTATTCATAGAGCCACAGTGGGTTCCAATCAGCTGGGTCTACTGA
- the pals2a gene encoding MAGUK p55 subfamily member 6a isoform X2 produces the protein MQQVLDNLKDLPSGTGAKDIDLIFLRGIMESPIVRSLAKAHERLEEVKLQAVRDDNVQLVTEILDSLNNLREKDAAVVELAKILQEPHFKSLIEAHDKVAAKCYEMPHAAVNSDATVRGGGSLMSADAVRMIGIQKKAEEPLGVTFRVERGEMVIARILHGSSIDRQGMLHTGDIIREVNGREVGSNPHELQELLRDCSGSITLKVLPSYKNTPAPPQVYLKPHFNYNPATDNLIPCKEAGLAFSKGDILHVVNKEDPNWWQACKVVGGATGLIPSQFLEEKRKAFVRRDLDTSGTGMLCGTQTGKKKKKKMMYLTSKNAEFDRYELQIYEEVAKMPPFQRKTLVLIGAQGVGRRSLKNRLIVMNPLRYATTVPFTSRPPREEERDGQNYCFVKREEMEKDIKESRYLEHGEYDGNLYGTKIDSIHEVVGAGRTCILDVNPQALKVLKTAEFMPFVVFIAAPELDTLRAMHKAVIDAGLTTKLLTENDLKKTVDESARIRRAYSHYFDLTIVNDNLDKAFDNLQEVVERLFIEPQWVPISWVY, from the exons ATGCAGCAGGTACTGGACAACCTGAAAGACCTGCCATCAGGCACAGGAGCTAAAGATATTGATCTCATCTTCCTTAGAGGCATTATGGAGAGCCCCATCGTCCGCTCCCTTGCTAAG gctcaTGAGCGCCTTGAGGAAGTGAAGTTGCAAGCCGTGCGGGATGATAATGTTCAGCTGGTCACAGAGATCTTGGATTCCCTCAACAACCTGCGAGAAaaagatgctgctgttgttgagcTTGCCAAAATCCTTCAGGAGCCTCACTTTAAG TCTTTGATAGAGGCTCATGATAAAGTGGCCGCAAAGTGCTATGAAATGCCCCACGCTGCAGTGAACAGCGATGCCACGGTGAGAGGTGGAGGTTCACTCATGTCAGCTGATGCTGTCAGGATGATTGGCATCCAGAAGAAAGCTGAAGAACCACTG GGTGTGACGTTCCGCGTGGAGCGTGGAGAGATGGTGATCGCACGTATCCTGCATGGCAGCTCGATTGACAGGCAGGGCATGCTGCACACAGGGGACATAATCCGCGAGGTGAACGGTCGTGAGGTTGGCAGCAACCCCCATGAACTCCAGGAGCTGTTGAGGGACTGCAGTGGGAGCATCACACTCAAGGTGTTGCCCAGCTACAAAAACACACCGGCACCTCCACAG GTTTATCTGAAGCCACACTTCAACTATAATCCGGCCACAGACAACTTGATCCCCTGTAAAGAGGCAGGCTTGGCATTTTCCAAGGGAGACATTCTCCATGTGGTTAACAAGGAGGACCCCAACTGGTGGCAG GCATGCAAAGTTGTTGGTGGAGCCACTGGGCTCATCCCCAGTCAGTtcctggaggagaagaggaaagctTTTGTAAGAAGAGACTTGGATACTTCTGGTACAG GGATGCTCTGCGGAACTCAAActgggaagaaaaagaagaaaaaaatgatgtaCCTCACTTCAAAGAATGCAG AATTTGACCGTTATGAGCTGCAGATCTATGAAGAAGTAGCCAAGATGCCGCCGTTTCAGAGGAAAACGCTGGTTCTGATTGGAGCCCAGGGAGTTGGGAGGCGCAGCCTGAAGAACAGACTTATTGTAATGAACCCTCTGCGATATGCAACCACTGTACCCT TCACGTCACGCCCTCCCcgggaagaagagagagacggCCAGAACTACTGCTTTGTGAAGCgggaagagatggagaaggacATCAAGGAGAGCCGTTACCTGGAACACGGCGAGTATGATGGCAACCTTTATGGCACCAAGATCGACTCTATCCATGAAGTGGTGGGTGCAGGCCGTACCTGCATCCTGGATGTCAACCCTCAG GCCCTGAAAGTGTTGAAGACTGCTGAGTTTATGCCATTCGTGGTGTTCATTGCTGCTCCTGAACTGGACACACTAAGAGCTATGCACAAAGCTGTGATCGATGCTGGACTTACGACCAAGCTACTCACG GAGAACGATTTGAAGAAGACTGTGGACGAGAGTGCCAGGATCCGCCGGGCTTACAGCCACTACTTTGACCTGACTATTGTCAATGACAATCTGGACAAGGCCTTTGACAACTTGCAGGAGGTAGTAGAGCGATTATTCATAGAGCCACAGTGGGTTCCAATCAGCTGGGTCTACTGA
- the gsdmeb gene encoding gasdermin Eb: MFATATRNFVEEVDHGGQLIPVSSLNDTIAVLTVVVKRKSFWRWQKPKYIPTDFNLNDILTGDTPITPGVTEADFITYNGKYGGNIQGKVGANFPHSNLSLEGKDSSTLQSSFGSLKKEEVDVQKLLRDSKDRVLDMSHSLVQQTKEKHRQSFGIVKERIVNTQPCSVIEEVQQGGQCGGGLSLCGPKISKFSLKENASLSKDSDITMEIPIHTTLAYALLELEIKHNGHYELCLMADTSGGFEVDGHAGKTQFGVSGSPPDASENSHLRQELERLKDHFQLLSALPVTTKSSLLQHFAKVVEDKEAVTSLQSVLDQMYLKKIPALGNVTTTESQKQNIQAILDLLEQSGQVESVLIALHLIVSAMDEMTDDCLAVLGMCCSLPVLEALELLVQCVSGKGEMPLSSAGLTEDIYEKAEYLFASSNVSLKRDGDAIKTEINHQLGNLPLILCIAVRGLASLAHCV, encoded by the exons ATGTTTGCCACAGCCACCAGGAActttgtggaggaggtggatcATGGAGGTCAGCTGATCCCGGTGTCCAGCCTGAATGACACTATAGCTGTTCTGACAGTGGTGGTGAAGCGCAAGAGTTTCTGGCGCTGGCAGAAGCCCAAGTACATTCCCACTGATTTTAACCTCAATGATATACTGACAGGAGACACACCTATAACGCCAG GTGTCACAGAGGCAGACTTCATCACATATAATGGGAAGTATGGGGGCAACATTCAAGGAAAGGTGGGCGCAAATTTTCCCCATTCCAATTTGAGCCTGGAGGGTAAAGACTCGTCCACACTCCAGTCGTCCTTTGGCAGTttgaagaaagaggaagtggatGTGCAGAAGCTGCTGCGAGACTCCAAAGACAG GGTCCTGGACATGTCCCATAGTCTGGTCcagcagacaaaagagaaacacagacagtcGTTTGGGATTGTGAAGGAGCGTATTGTGAACACTCAGCCCTGCTCGGTCATAGAGGAGGTGCAGCAGGGAGGACAGTGTGGAGGAGGACTGAGCCTCTGCGGGCCTAAGATCTCAAAG ttttcacTGAAGGAGAATGCAAGCTTGAGTAAAGACAGTGACATTACCATGGAGATTCCCATCCACACCACCCTCGCCTATGCCCTTCTAGAGCTAGAAATCAAACACAATGGACACTATG AGCTGTGTCTGATGGCCGACACCTCTGGAGGTTTTGAAGTAGATGGCCATGCTGGGAAAACGCAGTTCGGTGTCTCAGGATCTCCTCCAGATGCCTCTGAAAATAGCCACCTTAGACAAG AGCTGGAGCGACTGAAGGATCATTTCCAGCTGCTTTCTGCTCTTCCTGTGACCACAAAGTCCTCTTTGCTCCAGCATTTTGCAAAGGTTGTAGAGGACAAAGAGGCTGTCACTTCACTTCAGAGTGTC CTGGACCAGATGTACCTAAAAAAGATTCCTGCCCTTGGAAATGTTACAACAACAGAGTCTCAAAAACAGAACATCCAAGCCATTCTGGACCTTTTGGAGCAGTCTGGTCAGGTTGAGTCAGTGCTCATAGCCCTTCACCTCATTGTCAGCGCTATGGATG AGATGACAGATGATTGCCTTGCTGTCTTGGGGATGTGCTGCAGCCTCCCAGTTTTAGAGGCTCTGGAGCTGCTG GTGCAGTGTGTATCAGGGAAAGGAGAGATGCCTCTGAGCAGCGCAGGCCTGACAGAAGACATCTATGAAAAGGCCGAATATCTGTTTGCCTCCTCTAATGTGTCCCTGAAAAGAGACGGAGACGcgataaagacagaaataaaccaCCAGCTGGGGAACCTTCCTCTGATCTTGTGTATTGCTGTTAGAGGTCTCGCCTCATTGGCCCACTGTGTTTGA